The Ptychodera flava strain L36383 chromosome 3 unlocalized genomic scaffold, AS_Pfla_20210202 Scaffold_26__1_contigs__length_13983176_pilon, whole genome shotgun sequence genome segment CCTGAGGcaaggcgaacatggatgggttacgtaaccgcttcatgCCTTGAACAACActagtctgtttctctatttgtctgtggtatgGCACAGACATTCAAAACAGCAAACGACACTTCGACTTTAGGTCATAATCATGCGTAATATGTTTGTGGTGACGTCAGCGATTTTCTTTATgaaaacgtattaaaataataattataacaAAGTCTTGAGGGAAAGTTACAAAACAGTACAAAGATTACTCTGCTCAGCTTAGCTGGGATGGCACAAACTCCTAAATTACAGTCTCCATGGAGTTGAGTCCAGACAGACTCTGATGAGTAAGAGAGTGAATCCTTTTCTGGCTACAGGCTTGATGTAAGTCTGAACCGTCCAGAGTTCACAGAACAAAATCCCAGCCTGAAAGTATATCCGTTTTTAGACCATACACCAGTACAAGAAGTACTCGCTTTCCCGACATGAGCCAAATGTTGTAGTCTCACGCCACCTTTTATCCGCCGCATCATAAAAggtttctgtatattttatatataactGTATTGCAGAAAATCGACCGATTTGATTCACGAATGGCTAGAACTGTAAGAGTAGTAGTCTTGTAAAGgattaattttacaaaaatattacaccGATTTATCGTGTTTCCAAGAAAAAGTATGAAGCAAAATCGTTCGGAACGCACAAGTTATCTGATAATTCACATGTTAGCACGGAAACGCGTACGTCACTACACTCCAGAAAGACGTACCAGTAATTACGTGAAACTGAACATTTCTTGTGTTCCTGAAATGTCGCATTTGAGCATTTATCCCACGCTCCGCataatcaatgttttcatttttgccaTCAACGTCGCTTCACTTCCAAAGCCGAGTACACGTTGACATACCCTTCACGTAAACAATGCTCAGTCCCGGCATTAAACTTCCGTTCGAAGTCGATCGACCAAAATATTGCCATAATGTAACAGCAATAACCCAATTGGAGGAAGGAATTCACTTGATATAGGTACACAAAGTACATATAGCACAAGTCGGTAGGAGAGCGCTATTTGAAGAGAATAACATCAAAATCATGTTCAGAGCCACCTGTGTGGGAGCTTTTCGcttaaattaaatatatatgaaTTGGGAACATTGAGTATGGAGTGGAAAGGGCATTTTAATTAACATGTAGCCCTTTATTCGTCAATGCAGTACTACTTAGTATGATAAAACATGTGTTGTGTAGCTAACCCGTATGCATAACTTTAATATGTTTGCCACAACATCACCACAGAGTAAAAAAGTAGCACAGTAATGTAACAGCATTCAAGAAATGCAATTTTCACATGGTATAAAGTGAATGTAAAGTGATTTGTAACCTCCGTTCTAATAACCAGCAAATGTTACACACCTTATAGACAATCAGCCATAAAATCTTAGAAAAAGATGCGGAATGGAAACGTAAATGTTTGCTTCAATTAGGTGTATTCCATTAGGTCATGAAAACTAAACATTTGCTGCCTGATATTGGTATTGTTGACCAATCTCACCCTCATATCTTGGCTTCATTTATTAACTTTAATCATTTTAGCCTATTTCCCAGCTACAATCAGTGTAATGCTCATTGAAcataagttttgaaaaagattatCACCAGTCAATATTTCTTGgaataaatttgcattaatATTGCTCTCGTTCCATTCGGAATTGTATCTCCTTTTAGCATATAGATGGTTTACATATCGACGTTTTTAACGATAGTGATTGTctgtaatttgcaaaaaaaatgtaaGTGTACAAGAAGAGTTCGTCATCAATACAGGGATATTTTCTTCATAGAAATTACATTAAGTGACACTTTCACCTCATGTAACTTGCATATAACTTGGCAAAGTGTCAAGAGTCTCTCTCTAAGATACGTTTTTGCTTCTAAAACGTTTTGATTTAGCGACAATATATGTTTTCTAAACACCTGATGCGTCGTTCCTGCATGTTTTCACATTTTGCGTGAGACAAATTCACTCATCAAACTTTGCTATAGCAGGTGTTAATGTGTGCCAGGAAAGCAGAGATATTTGTTCCACCCTACTTACAAACCAAGAGTGCAACGACGGTGGTGAAAGTTATACATGTGTCTGCCCGGATGGATTTATTTATGAAGACAGCTTCTGTGTTCCCACGTTTCTTGATAACACTCATGTAGCGTTGACGGTAAGATATTTAGataaatcaataaaacaaatattaacCATGTTGATGGATCTCGCAAAATTCGATCCATGTCAGCTTTAAGAAATTGTATCCTCCAGTGGCTATAATGCTCAGTAGCTGTTTTCACGCCCGCTAGATAGAACAAGACATAACAAGATAACCAGTAGGCTAACAATACCATTTTTCCCAAATAGTAGCTATTTATGCATTACACGACATTGTACAAGCATTTTTGTAGTAGTAGTTAAACTTTGATGGCGGTAACATTGACGTAAAATTTGCTGTATGAGCAGAATATACACGTGTTTGACCTCTCTGTCAAATGCGTAAACACACAAAGATTCAGTCAGTCTAAGGTGTCGTTTTTCAGTAAAGGATAAGCATTAATCAGGTGATTTGAGCCACACTACTTTACCAAAGCCAACATATTGCAGCATTTCAAATGCCATTGTTAGCCTGGTAATGCTGCGTGGCTGTAATTTTGCAGTGTATCTTGTTAATAAAAATTCTTATAAAAACCGTTGTAGAATTTTAACTACCCAAATCTAAATCTTGCCGGTAAAAACTTTATTCCAAACATTTTTTTGTGGTTATACACAACTGACAGtcatttaatttgaaatatggacATTTTGTTGAGCAGAGACCTGCACCAGTTTCTGGATTGTCAACCAAAACTTTGCAAAAAGTTATGAAGTCGTGTGGTATGCCGTAATGCCTTGATTAGATCGGGTGAAAATCACACATTTTATATCTAATGTGAAGGTCTAGGAAGTAGAATATCCTAAATGTCAAGCAATCATACGCTTTCACTAATTAGCAGCCTCTTAATAGTTTAATGTTTTCGTCAGAACAACGTGCGAGATTTTAATTTTCTATCATTGAATAAAAGATGCAAAGAGCTAAAGGATTGACTCTCGGGAAAGTATGCTCGAAAATATTCCttttaaaattgatttattCAATACTTGTTTCGATCCCACTCActataatttttatttgaaatttgatttatcAGTCCAACGGACGTCCAAACGCTGTTCCGCTGGATCTGACAAGGAGACTAATATCCACTGGGAATCCACACCAGCAAACTGTAGCACCAACTGGAAAGACTGTCCGAAAGACGCACTTGGTAATAATTTTCTTAGTAATTTAATTAAGAAGGTCAAGTTTTTTTGCGAATCGTTTTATCATTATCAAACTAACTATATTCTTAATCACAGCTATAAATGCAAAGTACCATTTCTCTTTCTGATATAAACTGTCTACCCTTATCTGACGTCTTTAATGTCTATGATTGTGGCGCGGTTTTCCCCACTACTTCATGTTTACATTTGCTTTCTTTCTAACGAAGGTAAAATGCTACGTTTCTGCGACCCAAATGGTGAATGGTGGCAACCCTATACCACTGAATGCAAAAGCAAAACTATCGTGAACATGATCCATCAGGTGAGTATGCTTTAACAACATTTGTTCTTGCGAGCATATTCATCGCATGGTGATATCGGAGGCTAATATTGTTGCTTTCCTTTGTAATTTATTATATGCTAACAAGGATATAACATCATGCTCTTTTTTGAACATGAAAATCCATAAATTAGCTCTATTAGTGTATTCTAACACGATCggaaccaatttgggataattcgATAGTagagtaatgtcggtttaatctgcaaatgtaagtaatctgctttcctttttcaAGTTGTACACGTATTTTATGAGTAATTgctaatattacaacattctttttgcaaaatttgaacaatatgaagatccGACTCTCCCAAATTATTTCCAGTCGCGTTTCTGGTATTTGCACATTGGTAACATTAAACCTGTTTTAATGTGATAAATGCCGTTTCTTCATTTCGATTTTAAAATGTATCTAATCCGTTACGGCTTGTGTGGGAGGTTAGATTGCCATGATCCTTAATACTTGTTATCAAGGTTGTTTAATTGGTGAGTCAAAGGTTTATATACACTAAAAGGTGGATAATAAATTGTATTTATCTTTAAAATTTCTATAATACCCCTGATCATTTGGATTAACGGGTGTCGTCACTTTTTGATCGCTTGGAAACTGCAATAATTTTAGAAATTATGATGTTATGGTATCGACCGCTTTTAATCGTCATCTATTAACACTGGGTTTACCATGTGTAGTAGGTTGAGATTGCTGCTTTACCAATCAAATGTTAATTTATCGAATTTTGCATTTAACATGGCAGATTTCCTATTCTTTGAATACGTCGTAAGAACAAGAGATAGGTAACATATGTACTgcaatatcaaattttcaatcCGCATATCATTACTTTCactattttactgtatttatattatttatattaggCTGAAGACCTCAGCAATCCATCTAACTCAGCAAGCTTGATCAACAACATCACTGAGTCAATCGACACAGCCTACGCCGGGGACATAATTCTCGCAGAGTCTCTTATGTCTGATATTGTTGGTAGTGACCCACTGTCTTCGCAATCGACTGATAACGACAAAACTACGTACCTACAGGTAACTCTGATTTTTCATACATGACATCACCCTCATGTGACATCATGCATTTAAGATGATGAATACGAGatcataaaatacagcaaacacaaactgacacaATTGGTAGTACGACAGTTACCATTGATCAGATGGTACATAATTACTTAAAGACTGGATTTTCTCTGATAAATTACTTTGTAAATGACGCTTAATAAACAAGTAACGACTAAAAGTAGTAAAgtaataaaaaagtaaaaagtagTAATAAAAAAGTAGTAACGTACCAGATGTTCGCTGATGAAGTACTCTACAAATGACGCTTAACAACAAATAACGACTAAAAATCGTTTGTTTTTAATACCCCCATGGGAATGTTTCCATGCAATTTTATGGTACTACCTTATCTGCAGCCACCGAATGTCTAGCAAATTGTGACTTACTCGATTTGTTAAAGTCTCAAGTTCAAATTATTTACGTCAATTGAACTCAATCttgagaagaaaaagaaatatgttATCCTACAGATAAGAGAATCTGCCCATTTGTCTGTTAAATGAAACATTCATTAACTAAATTAACAATCACTCTCCCCTGTTTTATTTTTTCGGTCTATTGTTGCTTGTTTCACGAGACACTGTAAGGTGTAGCATACTTAATAATCTAAAaccatgattttcaaaaaacaattaATGACATGTAAATAAGTGCCATtctatgattttattttaaatttgttacaTGCATTATGCTGCAAAAGAGTGTATACCGAGTATGGCCGGTAGGTTCTGACCAGCGTGATACATAAAAGTTTGGTAATGAAGGTTCATTAGCATCTCATTATGCATAACTATTAATGCCTTAATCAATGTTTCCTCCAACCATTTTTTGCCTCCTTAGATACACATTAAACATTATAATGTCAATTCATCGGTCGAAACCTGTAGGGAATCTTCCTTGATGAAACTGTTGGATATGTTTTCAGTGGAATTGGAAGTAATAATTCGCCGTTATGACTAACAACAATTTTCTacgttgactgttttatttatCTGACAAAGTGAAAGAGACTTCACTGTGTCGACCAGCACAAGATGATTTATCTGAGTGCAATGTCATTCAAAACTAATGTTTGAGGGTATTTAGCtcaaaaagaatgaaaatatggTAATCAGCCACATGGCGGAAATGCAATGCATGCGTAATGTGTGCTTTCATGTGTTCCATTTCTAGGCGTTTGTGGACCTCGCAAGTGCATTGTTGGACACCAATAACACAGGAAGCTGGACAGGGATTCATGAAGTGAGAAAATATACGATATACAGCACCGCATGAACTATTACTTtggttttaaagttttatttgaAGTATGGATAATAATTATATAAATTTGCTTTTGCCCTCTAATTTGAAGTAAACTATAAATCTATGGACTCCTCAAATAAAGGAATTTTGATAACCATCAGTTAAATTAAATGTAGTATTTGGTATGGTCATTAGCTATCATGCTTGCGTCAAGCCTTCCTTAACTTTACATCATTACTGCTGATCATTTTCGAACATTAAGCTTGAGCCTTTACAAACTATCTGCGATATCTGCCAAATATGAGTACTAGGCCTTTATCGTCGTTAGTCAACAGAGCCGACAATTAACTCCAGTGTTTATATAACAATGAGACGGATGATGTCATTGCAGCCAGTAACCTCGTCCGCTATGGAATACTCCTAATATTGTTAATTAGCGCCACACTAAAAAAATCCGATAactccatgtttttttttcatcatcagGCTCGTAGCCCTCATTCAGGAGCAGTAATGCTGTTTAGCACGTTGGAAACATTCGGCAAGACCGTGCATCGATACATTCATCGGGTCAACACTGACGTGCGACTCCACAGCAAAAATATAGGTATCTCATTTAGATTTCATAATATATGACATTACAGGAAAGTATTGTCGGCGACAGATAGATAATCATCAATCATGGATCTACATTAAACTGTTATTGGCTGATTATGACTTACATGATTTATATCACCTACAAATCCGGGGTTTGATGTCCCATTTGTGTAACAAAGGATCGAAAAACTTACAGAGGTATAATGTTAACGGGaagtttttcattttgatgCGAATAACATCTGTTCACACAAACAGAACATGAACAAACTACAAAATGTAATCACATTTTGTGTCATTCCCAGATTTTGAAGCCAGACGTATAAAGTCACAAGCCGATGATCTTACCTTTCCAAGCAATAATGTTCTGAAAATAAAGAAGAGGTCACCAGAAATCGTTTGGGACGATTTAGATGAAGGTGGTAGTAAAGTAATCATACCAAAggaaaactttgtgtttcaaAACACAGGTAAGTTGTTATGAAATTAATAACTTATTTGAGCCAATTTGTCTATACATTGTCTCAAAAAAAAAGTTAGTGAGCATTCAAACATTCTGTGAACTCTTTGTATGTTTGCGTGTGTATAAAGGGAGACTACAAATAGATGTGAGGGAGATGGTGttgtgtgtctctctgtctgtgtcttaatttgtatttgtttcagtattTCAACCGTGATAATATTTATCGCTCATCATTTTCGCTTATCTTGGGATAAAGTTTAAAATGAACCTTTTATTTCTTGTAGATTCATCTTCAGTCGTTGTCTTCGTATACAAGAATCAAGGCAACATTCTGCCATCTGGTACGAAAAAGAGGTACGTGTCCTGAGCCGCGCGTCGTCAAGAATATCTTTGCATCTTTCCTCCTAATTCTTCGTACAGATTTGTAAGATTCGTAAAAGGTCATCCCACTAAACTCTTAAATCAAACATATAGTATAACAATTATCTTTACCTCTCAATTTTACCAATAAGCGAATAAGAAAAGTGGTGCTGATTTCGAGTGTTCGTCCCAGATGACAGTAATTGTCAAGTATTGCTTGCTCAGAGAGTCGACCTTTTAATTCTGATTACAACTCCTTATCGTTGCCGAAGAGAGGATGCTGATTAGATGCAAGGATCAGTATTTCAAACGTTCACATTCCTCAGACGATTTATACAACGTCAACGGTTTATGACCTTGTTCATTCAATCACATAGGGAGAACAGACAATGGGTTCGTTCAATAACTGCAACGAAGAAAGTTGAGCGAGTAAATAGCCCCGTGATTTCAGTCAGTATCTACGACGATTCAGAGGACAACTACAGAGAGAGGCTTGAACAACCACTGACATTTATATTGTACCACAAAGAGGTAAGTTTAAATTCTTGTCCTTCTAAGACTAAACGTACGTATGCATGACTTCACTCTTTCGGGAAGAAATATCAATTAAACTGGCAGAGATCGTCTTCATTTGATTCGTAGGCAATCTCAAAACCTTCGTTCGAGAAAGTTACTTCCAGGTGTAGGTAACACTATGAAATATTGACATATCACATATAGTATGCTTATCCTATTGGATATATGCTAATCTTATGGGAGGTAATATTGTCTGCTACATAAGAGAATAATTCAAATTATTTCCGCTTTCTGATGACAGGACCGATGAAAAATATTTGCCACTGCGTTGAAAGGTCAATTCAGGTTGCACAATTTAAGTGAAACACAAATGCAGTTTTTGCattatttgcttgtttgtttgttcgtttgacCAAGTCACTATGTAGGTGTAAACCGTATTTATCTGATTACAGATTGGCTACAACGCGAAATGTTTCTCTATGGTTTACGGCAACCAAAAAGCGTGAGtcatcattaatatttactaATATTGTACATATACGGGAAACAACTCGTTCCTACATACATTTCCAATTAGAATTATATCGCCGAATATTACAAGGTCcatttttgaacaaaacttaCTGCCATGGATTTATATTTAACAAGGAAGGATACCATATTCTGTACTATTGTGCTGCCCTTATGACAAGACTGATTTCAATGACATATATTACGCAGTCACCTGCCTTCTGAGatttcaaatatgaaatttttttatcaaatctaGTTTATGGAACGAAGAAACCTGTAAAAAGATGAACCCAACTTTAACGGCCAACTTCACAGAATGCCGTTGCGACTATACTGGAAGTGTTGCTGTCATCACCACTATGGGTGAAATGCCAACGGTAAGACCTAATCAACaactctttttcttttttatcaagaataaacTGCGAATTGTTCTCTGTACCAACTGCTTTAAGTATCACCTATAGAAATCCTGCGTGAAAATACATAAACTTAACAGCATGGTGTTATCTAGTCTCCTTGAATTCATTCCGGTTCTTCTGTCGCTTGATtacatgtgaattttgtttaaacCTAAATTAGAACTGCTACACATTACTGAGTGTCCGACATCACCGTTTTTCACCGTTGTTATTAGTGAATCTAAACACAACCAAAGACTCCTTTGAATATTTAACACATGTTTAATGCGTTTACATGATTATTCTAATggatgtaggacaaaatattgaatatgcaaatgagtgctGAAGTGGTATCCCAAAACGTTAAGGGTCAGTAATACTAACACAGAATgtttttttaactatttttgcCTTTAATGTCAACCACAGTTTAATGGTATATCTCGAAAGCATGACATtgtgagatacacagtattcagcgtGTCAAATCTGTTCATGGATTGACTGCATCGTTCGTTATTGTTCACAAGTAAATCCTGGTCCGAACGAGAATATAAATGTAACGTGCATTTTATGtaattagcttgtcaacatagcttgTATATatcatacacaggctgtgttgacaggcGTATTCTTTCAGGAGTAAGGATTATGCGATCGACATACAAAATATATGTATGGAAAAAATCCTCAAAAGTTAGCGTTATTGACCTTTGACGGAACCATTCATTTATTAAACAGAGTACTTTTTAATCTCGAATGTGTATATCATAGTCATTTTTCACTTGGCGTTAATAGCTTAGTTGACGGGCGGTCAAAACGTGAATAACCTGTGTACTATTGCCTACAAAAGTAACTTACGTTTTCCATATTGTCcgtgggcaaaatgtaaacacaatCTATGTAGGTACATTTCAGAGATGGCTAAAAGTCTGAAACCATTCAAGTCCGTGCTATTGCCTTGTCTTCTGATGTCCTGTAATGTTGATTTTTGATTGGCAGCCCTTCCCGGAGTATGCCCTGGAAAAGATTATTACAGTGGCGAACGGACTGGCAGCATTTCTGACTGCCTTTACATTTGTTGCACTCTGCCTCAGAAGGTAAATGTGATCGACTTTTACTGGTATCATTTGCGTATAATCCGTTCACTATGCCAGTGTGTCGAGACACAGTTATGAATAATCTAATTGGTATAATGTCTCGATGGAATATTGTACCCTATATTAATTTATTCATCACCAGAAAACGTTCAAAGACTGTAGTTGTCATTGCTTTGATTCTTTCTTGGTCAGTAATATTGTCATGGAGGGTGCATCTTTTTTCGGCATACTATGAGGACCCCTCATCACTAAATAACAAATACCACTAAACCTAATCTACGAATCCTATATATATTTCAAGTTTTATGACTACTCACACATTCATTTCTCTGTAGAATTACGACGGACCACTACTTTGTGTGTTCAAACCTCAACTTGTCCATGTCCCTGTATTTTGTCATGGTTGTCATAGCTCTGAACATGGAGACGGAAACGGTAGGTGATACCTATCTTCAACAAAGTCTAGTTGGTAATTAAAATCAAGTATTAGATCCTACACCGCAAACCGAATAAATAAACCAATTCTCGCAAGTTCAGCATCAACGATATCTTTACCGcaattttagctcacgtgttcatacacgtgagctaatgtcatagcgatgtctgtctgtctgtccttgtgtgtctgtgtgtcgtgtgtctgtttgtttacacgataactcaaaaacgcctcaACAGATTCAAGTcggatttggtagacaggtatcATGTGCTAAGTGTAAGCaataattagattttggtgTGTGCGGCTTCCATATCAATGAAGTTATgacataattatttttataatctaattgtacttagaagTATTGGGCGGTGTCAAgtaaataaatagctcatttgcatattttatgaagttttgtaattagtcatataactccgaaataacggcaccaaatttgatgaaatctgctgcagatactgatccgacagatatctaactgtggtgtaaaacatttagtagtgttaaattaattaagggttcatttgcatatgtaatgaactttgtaattaggtatataactctgaaattacggcacccaatttGTTGAAACCTGCTTCAGATATtgctctgatatatatctaattgtgctatgaaacattgaacagtgtcaagttaacggtttatttgcatatttaatgaactttgtaattagtgatattactctaaaattactgcataaaatttgatgaaacgtgctacatatgttgatctgatagatatgtAATTGTacaatgaagcattgagcagtgtcaagttaataaacaggtaatttgcatattaaagttttgtaatta includes the following:
- the LOC139125774 gene encoding uncharacterized protein, which translates into the protein MIHQAEDLSNPSNSASLINNITESIDTAYAGDIILAESLMSDIVGSDPLSSQSTDNDKTTYLQAFVDLASALLDTNNTGSWTGIHEARSPHSGAVMLFSTLETFGKTVHRYIHRVNTDVRLHSKNIDFEARRIKSQADDLTFPSNNVLKIKKRSPEIVWDDLDEGGSKVIIPKENFVFQNTVFQP